The Acidimicrobiales bacterium sequence CGGGTCGGCGTGGCGAGCCACAATCTGTTCGACGTGGCGTGGAGCCTCGCCCTCGCGGATCGGCGCGGCGTGAGCGACCGGGTCGAGGTCGAGATGCTCGAGGGCATGGCCCCCACCCATGCCCGGCTGCTCGGGCAACGCGGGCGGCACCCGTTGCTCTACACGCCGGTGGTCGCGGCGGCGGACTTCGACGTCGCGATCAGCTACCTGTTCCGGAGGCTGGAGGAGAACTCGTCGGAGGAGAACTTCATCCACCACCTGTTCGGGCTCCGGCCGGGCACGGCGGCGTTCGCCGCCGAGGCCGAGAAGTTCCGGCGGGCCGTCGCGGCGCGGGCCGAGGTCGCCTCGGGTCCGCATCGGACCCAGGACCGCACCGCACCCGAGCCCGGCGTCGACCCGGGAGCCCCGTTCCGCAACGAACCGGACTCCGACCCGGCGCTGCCCGCCGTCCGAGCATGGGCCCGCGACGTCGTCACCGGGCCCCTGCCCGGTGCGCTGCCGGAGATGGTCGACGCCGTCGATGCGGTCGACGCGGCGGTCGCGCGGGCCCGCAACGCGCAGACGTCCTGGGCGGCTCGCAGCACCGCGGATCGCCAGGCCGTTCTCCACGCCGTCGCCGACGAGTTGGCGCGACGGCGGGGCGATCTGATCGCGGTGATGGTGCACGAGGGTCGCAAGACGTTCGGTCAGGCCGATCCCGAAGTGTCCGAGGCGGTCGACTTCGCCCGCTGGTACGGCGATCGGGCCCGTGACCTCGACCGCAGCGACGGCGCGTCCTTCGAGCCGCTCGGCGTGATCACGGTGGCGCCGCCCTGGAACTTCCCGGTCGCGATCCCCGCCGGCGGCGTGCTGGCCGCGCTCGCCGCCGGCAACAGCGTCATCCTGAAGCCGGCGCCCGAGGTCCCGCGGTGCGCGGCGATCGTGGCCGAGTGCTGCTGGGCCGCCGGTGTGCCCACGGATGTCCTCCAGCTGGTGCGGGCGCCGGACACCGAGGTCGGACAGCGGCTCATCACCCACCCGCACGTCGACGCCGTCATCCTCACGGGGGGCTACGAGACCGCCGACCTCTTCCGGTCGTGGCGGCCCGATCTGCGGCTCTTCGCGGAGACATCGGGCAAGAACGCGCTGGTCATCACCCCGAGTGCCGACATCGATCTCGCGGTCGCGGATCTCGTCGCCTCCGCCTTCGGGCACTCCGGACAGAAGTGTTCGGCGGCGAGCCTGGCCATCTGTGTCGGGCAGGCCTACGAGTCCCCGAGGCTCCGCCGCCAACTCGTCGACGCCGTCACCAGCCTCGAGGTCGGCGGGCCGACGGATCTGGCGTCGGACACCGGACCGCTCATCGGCCGGCCGACCGGCAAGCTCGCCCGGGCCCTCGGCGACCCCGATCCGGGGGAGGACTGGCTGGTCGAACCCCAGCGGATCGCCGACGACGTGTGGCGACCCGGCGTCCGTCTGGGTGTCCGCCCCGAAAGCTGGTTCCACACCACCGAGTGTTTCGGACCGGTGCTCGGGCTCATGCACGCGGCGACGCTGGATGACGCCATCGAGATGCAGAACGCGACGCCGTTCGGCCTCACGGGCGGTATCCATTCCCTCGACACCGCGGAGACCGAGCGTTGGGTCGACGACGTGCAGGTCGGCAACGCCTACGTGAACCGGGGCACGACCGGCGCCATCGTCCGCCGCCAACCCTTCGGCGGATGGAAACGCTCGGTTATCGGTCCGGGGGCCAAGGCCGGCGGACCGAACTATGTCGCCCGCCTCGGCACCTGGCGCCCGGTCGACGAGCAGCGTGACGGCGACTGGCTCGCCGCGGCCGAACGGTCCGACCAGCGAGCCTGGGCCGAGGAGTTCGGGGTCGAGCACGACCCGACGGGCCTGTTCTGCGAGTCCAACGTGTTCCGCTACCGGCCGCTGGCGGCGATCGCCGTCCGGGCGGAGGCCGGAGCCGACGAGACGGAGCTCGCCCGGGTCCGTGCGGCCGCCCGGCGCTGTGGTGTGGCGGTCGTCGAGTCGGGTGCCTTGACGGAATCAGCAGAGGCGTTCGCGGCCCGGCTCCCGAGCCTCGGGGTCGACCGCGTCCGGGTGCTCGGTCCCGTCGACTCGGCGCTGCGCGCCGCCGCCAACGACCACAATCTCCACGTGGCCGACGATCCGGTCACCCGTGACGGACGGATCGAGTTGCAGCACTATGTGCGCGAACAGGCGGTCAGCACGACGCTGCACCGCTACGGCAACCTCATCACCTGACGCCCCAACGCGAAGAGCGTGGCATCCCGCCCGGATGCCACGCTCTCGCCGTTGTGTTCGACTCAGTGAGTTGGATCACTCAGGGTCGGATCACCAACCGGTCGACCGGGCCCGGCTCAGGGCCTGGTTGCCCGTGCAGGACGCCGACGACGAGCTGCCGTACAGCGTCGTGCCGCTCTCGCGGAGACGGATGTAGAAGCAGGTGCCCGAGTCGGACATCGCCGCGGCGCCCCACTCGGTGCCGTTGGACCGGGTGGCGACGCTGATGCGGTTGTCGTCGTTCGACGCCGAGTTGGCGGACAGCCAGGTGAAGCCCGGCTCCACGGTCCGCAGTTCGCGAACCGTCACGTCCCGGAAGTCGGCCTCGTCCGTGTAGATGACGAGTGCCGCCGACTGTGCGGTGCGCACGCTCGACTGAGCGGAGCGATCCTGCGCCCGCTCCCGCGCCCCGAGGTAGGTCGGGACGCCGATCGCGAGGAGAACGCCGATGATCAGGACGACGACCATGACCTCGATGAGGGTGAAGCCTCCGTCCCGCTTAGAGGTGTGTGCCTTCGTATTCCTGTTCATGATTCACTGTGCTCCTGGTATGCCGGGTGGCAGGTCTGTTGCCATTCCTTCGGCAGGGACCAAGTGCCTCACAAGATGCCGATGGTCACTATTGGACTAGGTCGATCACCCTGAACATCGGGAGATACAGGGCAATGACCATGCCTCCGACCAGCAGGCCGATCAGCGCCATCATCACGGGTTCGATGACCGCCGAGAAGCCGGAAACGGCGGTTTCGACCTCCTCCTCGAAGGAGGTCGCCACGATCTCGAACATCTGATCGAGGGCGCCGGTTTCCTCACCGACGGCGATCAGCTGGACGGCCATCGTCGGGAAGACGGGTGATTTGCCGAGATTCTGGGCGAGCGGCTCGCCGTCGCGCACGGCCTCCCGCGTGTCGAGCAGGGCCCGGGCGAACACGGCGTTGCCGACGGTGCCGGACGCGATACGCAGCGTCTCCAGCACGGGGACGCCCGACTTCGTGAGCACGGCCATGGTCCGGCCGAACCGCGCCACACTGCTCTTCAGCAGCAGGTTGCCGACGAGCGGAACCCGCAGCATCAGCCAGTCCCACCGATAGCGGCCCGACTCGGTCCGCTTCCACTGGCGGAGGGCGAACGCGGAGCCGACCCCCACGAGAATGATGAGCGGCAGATGGCCGGTGAGTGCGGCGGACACGTTGACGAGCGCCTGGGTCGGTGCCGGCAGCGGGCCACCGAGATCGTCGTAGATCCCGGCGAAGGTCGGCACCACGAAGAGCAGCATGATCGTGATCACACCGACGACCATCACCGACACGGCGATCGGGTAGGCGAGCGCGGAGCGGATCTTCTGGCGGGTCGAGACCGCCTGCTCGAGCGTGGCCGCGAGCTGGAGGAGGACGCTGTCGAGCGCGCCGGCGGTCTCGCCGGCTCGGACCATCGACACGAAGAGCGTGTCGAACACCTTCGGATGACGGCCGATCGCGTTGCTCAACGACTCGCCGCTCTCGACGTCGAAGCGCACCTGGCCGAGCGTCGACGCCAGCAGGGGACTGGTCGACTGCGAGGTCAGGACCTCGAGGGTGCGCAGCATGGGCACCCCGGCGTTGATCATCGTGGCGAACTGGCGGGCCATGACCGCGAGGTCACGACCCTTGACCCGGGGGCCGAAGCCGGGCATCGAATACTCACGCCCGAGGGCGGAGGCACGGGTCTCCTTGATCGACACCGGGCGCAGGCCGAGTCGGCGGAGGCGACTGATGGCCTCGTCCTTGGATCGGGACCCGAGTTCGCCCGTCTGCATCGTGCCCGTCTCGTCCAACGCCTTGTACGAGTACGTGGCGTCGGGCTGCGTATCGCTCCGGGGCTCGGCGATCGCGGTCATCTCATCGGCCCATCAACGATTCGAGGTTGGCGGCGCTGGAGGCCACGGTGCGGGCCACGAGCGGATCGACGGCGCCGCGGCGAACGAGGCCGGCGAGGGATTGGTCGAACGTGTGCATGCCGTCGTCGCCCCCGGTCTCGAGGATCGACGGCAGCTGGTGCACCTTGTCCGAGCGGATCAGGTTGCGAACGGCGGAGGTCGCCGTCATCACCTCGGTGGCGGGCACGAGGCTCTCTGACGTGGAGGGGACGAGACGCTGGCTGATCGAACCCTCCAGCGAGAGCGCGAGCTGGGAACGGATCTGCGCCTGTTGGTCGCCCGGGAAGACGTCGATGATGCGGTTGACCGCGCTGGTGGCGTCGCTGCTGTGGAGCGTGGCGAACACCACATGGCCGGTCTCCGCCGCGGTGAGTGCCACCCGGATGGTGTCGAGATCGCGGAGCTCGCCGATCAGGATCACGTCGGGGTCCTGGCGCAGCGCGCCCCGCAGGGCGGCCACATAGCTCTCCGTGTCGCCGCCGACCTCGCGCTGTTGGATGACGGACTGGAGCGGCACGTGGCGATACTCGATCGGATCCTCGATCGTGACGATGTGCGAGCGCGTCGACTGGTTGATCTCCTGGATCATGCTGGCGAGCGTCGTGGACTTGCCGCTGCCGGTCGGCCCGGTGACCAGGACGAGGCCGCTCGTGAGGGCGGTGAACCGGCGGACGGCGGCGGGGAGGCCGAGGTCGTCGAGGGCCGGGATCGTGTCGGGGACCAGCCGGATCGCCGCCGCGAGGCTGCCCGACTGACGGAAGATGCTCGCCCGGAACCGTCGGTTGCCGGGGTTGGTCCCGCTGAGGTCCAGGGCGGTGTCGAGGTCGCCGCGGGCGCTGAGCAGTTGCCGTTGGTCGAGCGAGAGCGGGGCGTTCAGCATCGTCGCCAGATCCGCCGCCGCGAGCGGCGTGCTTCCGGCCAGCGGGCGGAGTTCGCCGCGCACGCGCACGTGGGGCACGGTGCCCGCGCTGAGATGCAGGTCCGATGCGTCGGCCGCGAGCGCGGCGTCGAGCAGCTCGGTCAATCGGCCGTCCGTCGGTTCGCCGGTTCCCGCCAGGGCGTCGGCGAGAAAGGCTCGTCCGTCGTCGTCGAGCGTCCGCCAGTCTTCGTCGATGTCGTTGTGCACGGTGTGCCGGTCGGCCCCCTCGGGGAGGAGTTGAGCCTTCGTCACTCGACGTGACCTCAAGAGGAGCGACGCTCGGCCGATGGCTGGGGCATGGCACAGCTCGCGGTCGCCACGCGCCGCCGAATCGGCGAGATCCTCGTCGAACTCGAGATCGTCACCGAGGCGCAGATCTCCGCCGCGCTCGAAACCCAACGATCCAGCGGGAAGCGGCTCGGCGAGGTACTCCTCGAGGAAGGCCTCGTACGGCCGGGTGACCTCGTGCGGGCTCTGGCCGTCCAGTTCGATCTCGAGTTCGTCGACCTCAACGACCACCCGATCGACGTCGAGTTGGCGCAGCTCATCCCTCAGCAGATGGCGACCCGTCACCGGGCCCTCCCGGTCTGGCGTGCCGACGATCAAATCGTCGTGGCGATGGCCAACCCGGTCGACGTGCTCGCACTGGACGACATCCATGCCCTGGTCGGCCGGCAGGTCAAGCCGGTCATGGCTGAGGCGGCCCAGATCCTCAATGCCATCGAGCGCCTCGGCCACAGCGACTCGCGGGTACGCGAGACGATCCAGGCGGCGGTCGGAGAGAACCGGCAGTACGCCGAGATCGCCGACGTCTCGATCGCGTCGGACAACGACAGCGACGCCCCGATCGTGCAGTTCATCGATCTCCTGCTCGCCAAGGCGGTGCAGGAGAACGCGTCGGACATCCATGTCGAGCCGAGTTCCGACGATCTGCGCATCCGGTTCCGCGTCGACGGCGTGCTCCACGAGGCGATGTCACCGCCGAGTTCGCTGCGGGCCGGCATCATCAGCCGCATCAAGGTGATGGCGGACATCGACATCGCCGAGCGTCGCGTTCCCCAGGACGGTCGGTTGACCGCCCGGGTGAACGGCGAGGACTTCGACGTCCGTGTCGCGACGATTCCGACCGTGCACGGCGAGGCCGCCGTGCTCCGGATCCTGCACAGCACGGCCCGGGGCGGCGGTATCGGCACCATCGGTTTCCTTCCCGACCAGCTCGAACGCTTCAAGGAGGCCTACGAGCGTCCCTGGGGCGCCATCCTCGTGACGGGTCCGACCGGTTCGGGCAAGTCGACGACCCTCTACGCCACGATCGAGGAACTCCGCGACCCGACGCGCAACATCATCACCATCGAGGATCCCGTCGAGTACCGCATGGACGGCATCAAGCAGGTCCAGGTCAACCAGAAGTCGGGCATGACGTTCGCCCGGGCGCTGCGATCCTTCCTGCGGGCCGACCCCGACATCATGCTCGTCGGCGAGATCCGCGACGGCGAGACCGCGACGATCGCGATCGAAGCGTCCCTGACCGGTCACCTCGTCCTCTCGACGTTGCACACGAACAGCAGCGCGGCGGCGCCGATGAGGCTCGTCGAGATGGGCGTGGAACCCTTCCTCGTCGCGTCGTCGGTCTCCGCGGTCATGGCGCAGCGTCTTGCTCGCCGGCTCTGCGAGAAGTGTCGCGAACCCCGCGAAGTGCATCTCGACCAACTCGGTCTCGACGACAACGAGCTCTCGCTCCTGTCCCCCGACCTGCGGGCCGAGCAATCGTTCGAGGGTTTCCGGTCGGTGGGGTGCGAAGCCTGCTCGGACACCGGGTACCGCGGCCGGTTCGCCGTCCACGAGGTCATGCCGATGTCGAGCGAGATCTCGGATCTCGTCCTCGCTCATGCCCGGGCCGAGGAGGTCGAACGGGTCGCGGTCGATCACGGCATGGTGACGCTGCGCTCCGACGGTCTCCGCAAGGTCAAAATGGGGCTGACGACCGTCGAAGAGCTCTTCCGCGTCATCACCTGACGCGACGCAGGCTCACGATCCGCCAGGCCGTCGAGCCGAGCGACTCGAGCGACGTGTCCGGGCTGATGGCGACGCGGCCACGGCGGGGGACGGTAAGGGCGTCGACGGTGAGCGATCCGACGATGTCGAGGTCGTCGCTGCGGATCGACCGGCCCGGTGCGTAGACGAGCCCGTCGAGACGGGTGTCGGTGGCGCTGATGTCGGAGACGGCATCGGTGTTGGTGCCGTCGACGAAGAGCTGGAAGTCCGCCGCCGGCCCGGGCCGGTTGATGCGCGCGGTGTCGAGCACGAGCGGCACCTCGGCGCCGACGTGCACGATCAGGGGCGGGTTCACGATCGTGACGTCACCGACGAATTCGACGTCGGTACCCCGATCGTCACACACCACGGCGACCCCCGACCGACCGTCGACGACGCCGGTGAACGTGCCGTCGGTGGGGCACGGCTGGGTGGGCCCGGTCGGAGCCTCGACGGGCTCGACCGCCCGGGGGCCGTCGAGCGTCGTCGCGTTGGCGCAGCCGCGGCAGGTGCCGTCGGGTCGGTACAGCTCCTGTTGGCTGCCGGGGGACGGACCGGTGACGGTCATGGCGCCGTTGGTGCCGACCCGGCCGGTGATCCGGCCGGTGTTTCGGTCGAACGTCGAGTCGCCGACGACGAAGAGGCTGTGGGCGTGTTGGGGTTCGCGGCTGATGACCGCGGCGAGTGAACGGGTGAAATCGGTGCTCGTGGCCTCGGCCGCGATGTCCCACGAGGCGGCGCTGCGCGGGGAGGCGATGTACTCGTAGTCGGTGCCGTCCAGGGAGCCCGATCCGCTGAACCGGGTGGTCTCGCCCGCGTCGATGCGGGCGAAGGCCTCGTGCACGGCGAGCTCGGCGGCCGCGGTGGCCCGGGCGTCGTCGGTGTCGGTCCGGCTGCGGTCCAGGGCCAGGTGCGACCGGGCGAACATCGCGGCGGCGAGGAGGACGATGACCATGAGAACCGGCATCGTCAACAGCACGTTGCCGCGGTCCCTCGCCTGCGGGGTCGGTCGGGTCAGCATCCGTTCCCCCGGGGGCGCGGGACCGGATCGCCACGTCGGTCGACGCGACTTCGGTGTCGGTGCCGGTCGGCATCGCGAGCGTGATGCGAACGAGGGTCGTGCAGTTCGCGACCGTTGCCGCCGGGAGCGTGGTCGGATCGAGGGTCGATCCGTCCGCGCCGACATAGACGAACGGGGCGGTCGTGCCGTCCGCGGCGATGTCGGCGACGACGACCGACCGTCGACGCTGACGCAGCGTCGCGGGGTCGTAGGTGGTCCGTTCGAGTCCGCCCGAGGCGACCCGCCAATGGACCAGCTCTTCCGTGCCGAACTCGTCGACGACGGACAGCGGCAGGGTGTCGGTCATGCGGGCGCCGACGCGGGGCCGGTCGGTGGGTGTACCCGACCGAAGGTCCTCGGTGAGCAGCGTGAGCGCCCAGTCGAGCTCTGCGCGCGCGTCGACCCGGTTCGCCTGGGTTCGCTCGACCCGATTGGCGGTGCCGAGGATCGCGACGAGCGGCAGGGCGAGGACGCCCGTGATCGCCAGGACGACCATGACCTCCGTGATCGAGGTCCCTCGGTCGGTTCGGCGCTCAGCCATCGTCGGCGGGTCGGTAGAGACCCGTGTCCTGACGGATCGTGTGGTCGCCGACGCTGTCGTCCCACGTGACGGTGATCGTGACGAGCTTGTAGCCCTCGGGGATGCGGGTCGCGCCCACCGTGATGCTCGCCCAGGTCACGTCGCGCCGGATGTCGTAGGTGATCCCGTCGACGACGACGCTGGCCCGGGCCTCGACCCGTGCGCCGCCGCTGGTCACCGTCGGCCGGCCCTCGAACGAGCGACGAAAGCCGCGGCTTCCCGAGCTGATCCCGACGTCGTCGTAGGGCTGGGCCCGCATCGCCTCGATCTCGGAGCTGGCGACGCGCACGCCGGTGCTGCGGTTGTCGGCGACCGCGGTGGTCGTCGTCGCCGTGTTCATCGACACGAGCACGGCGAGGATTCCGACGCTCAGGAGCATGGTCGCGACGATCATTTCGACGACCGTCGTTCCCCGATCGGTCGTCGCACGGTCGCGGAGCGCGGGTGAGGACGTCATTGAGGTTCCTATCGGCGCCGATGCTCACCGGGTGAGAACTTTCGGCCCGAGGCTCAATCGCCGCTCCGGATCCCCGATAGGTGCTGATGGCATTGCGTCGTACGGACTTCGGTCCGTCCTCCCTCCGCCCCGGCGGGCAGTCCCGTGGCTGAACGAGTCGTCGGCCTCGCGCTCGATGACCGGGTGCTGCGCGGCGTCGAACTCCGCCCCGCCTCACGCCTGCGTCGACGGGGGCCCGAGGTGGTGCGCGCCGGCGAGCTGGAGATGCCGGTCGGCGTGGTCGACCATGGCGAGATCCTCGACGTCGAGGCCTTTTCCCGCCACATCAAGGACCTGTGGAAACGGGCCGGATTCCGGTCGAAGCAGCTCGCGATCGGCATCGACGCCCGATCTGCCGTGATCCGGCGAGCGACGCTGCCGGCTCTGGCGCCGACTGAACTCCGCCAGGCGGCGGCGTACGAGATCAGCGATCTGCTCAGCTACCCGCTCGACGACGCACTCGTCTCGTTCCAGGAGGTCGGCCGGACCACCGGCGAGGACGGCGAATCCGTCCATGCTCTCACCCTCGCGATCAGACAGCAGACCCTCGTCGACGTCCATGGCGCGATCCGCGGTGCCGGACTGCGGGTGGCGCACAGCCAGCTGACCCAGTCCGCCCTCGTCGCCGCGATCAACGAGCAGGGCCTGTGTCCCGACGACACGGTCGGCCTGATCGTGGACGTCAGCCAGGACGTGACCAATGTCGTCCTGCACGACAACGACGGTCTCCTGTTGTCGCGCGTCGTGACCGCGGGCGTCGGCACCGAGTCATCGCTGTCCGACCAGCTCCAGGTCGAGCTCGACATCCTGAGCGGCTATGGGAACAGCTCCGGCGATCCGGCCGCGACCACTGCGGGGTCGGCCGGCCTGACGACGCTGATGCAGGGCATCCGGCGCACTGTCGACTACTACCGCAGCGAGATCGACGACCGCCCCATCGATCGCGTCGTACTGTGCGGTGAGCAGTCGAGCGCCGCCGGCCTCGCCCAGGGCATCGCTGAGTCGTTTCCCGAGGCCGATGTGCTCCGTCACGAGCGGCCATCGGTCGGTGAGGAGGGCAGCGAATACGACGACTCCTACGCGGTCGCGCTGGCTGCGACGGGCCCGGCCGCGAAACGGCGTTTCGATCTCGTCCCGACGGTGCATCGTGAGCAGCGGGCGACGCGCGCCAGGGTTGCCGTCGGCGTCGTCGGTGCCCTCGCCATCGCACCCCTGCTGTACGCCGACATCGAGGACCGGCAGGGCATCGCCGACGAACAGGCGCAGATCGCCCTCGGTGTCGAACGCCGGGTCGACACGTTGCGTCTCGAGCTCGAAGCCTTCGACGATCAGCTGTCCGTCGAGAGTCTCGCCCGTCGCCAGACGGCGCGCGTCGAGGATCTCCTCGCCGCGGAGTACCCGGTCGCCACTGCGCTTCGCCAGCTCGCCGAGGCGATGCCGGCCGACACGTTCCTCATCTCGGCCCGGGTCCAGCGGGCCGCACCGGGCGAGACGTCCACCGGCTACGACGGCCCCGCCCCGCTCGCGATGCTGACCCTCACGGGTGTCGCGCCGGACATCGATGGTGTCGGACGATGGGTCGAGGCGGCCGAGACGGTTCCGCTGCTCGACGGTATCTGGCTCGCCCAGTCCGCGATCGGACCGTTCGACGCCACGGAGCGGGTCGGCGCGGTGTTCACCGTCGACGCCGTTCTCGTGGCCCCGACGTTCCCCGATGACACGGAGGCGGACGGATGACCCCGCGCTCCATCGCCCAGGTCCTCGCGCCGACCGCCGTGGCCATCGCCGCGTGGTTCGCGGTCGGTTGGCTTCCGTCGCAGTCCGCGTCCGCGCAGGACGCGGAGGCCGAGGCCCAGGCGGAGTTCGCCCTGCTGGCCGCCGAACTGGCCGACGCCCGCGCCCTCGGCGCGGAACTCGATGCCCTCGAAGCGGACATCGAAGCCGCGGAGAAGGCGGTGCCGGCCCAGCGGGAGGTCGGCACATTCGTTCGGTTCGCCCACTCGGCTGCGACCGAGTCGGGGGTCGTGCTCGATCAGATCGCACCGCTCGCGGTGTCCTCCGACACGGACCCGGACAGCGAAGCCCCGCTCCCGTCGGGCACCTCCTCGATCCTGATCAGCATCGGCGCGACCGGCAGCTACCTGGATCTCATGTCGTTCATCGACGCGCTGGTCGCGGCCGACCGCCTCGTGCTCGTCGACGGCGTGGAGATGCGGGCCGACGAGTCGGACTCGGCGATCGTGATCCTCGATGTCGAGGTTCGGATCTTCACCACGGAGAGCCTCGTCGGCGTTCCCGATCTCGGCTTCGACGACGAGTTCCTCGACGATCCGGTCGACGATCCGGTCGACGAGCCGATCGAGGGGGAGGCCTGATGCCCGCCACCGGCGCCACCGCACCCTCGCGCAAGCTGCTTGCCGTGCTCGCCATGACGCTCGTGTTGGCGGCGGCAACCGTCGGCCGGTCGTTCGTGAGTCCTGGGGACGACGGGGATCCGGACGACTACTTCGACACGTTCGACTTCGTCGACGACGGCACCGAACGGATCGTCCTCGATCCGTGGGAGCCGCCGACCGAGCCGCGCGACCCCTTCCTGCAGGTGGACCTCGGGTTCGCCACGCCCGAGGACGACCTCGGCGAGACCGCGCCCTGACCGCTCCGGGCGGCGGGGGTCACGAGCCGGTTCTGCCGACGTCCCCGTTGATGAGCCCCTGCGCATCCCGCGGCCGCAGCATCGCCCCCACATCGTCGGTCGGGCCGCGCTCGCCCGTCTTCGGCAGGATGACCGGAGCTCCGCCCTTCGCCAGGGTGGCGTGGATGAGGGCATCGACGACGCGCACGCCGCCCTCGGCGATCTCGTCGCCTTCCTCGGCGGTGTCGACCGGGACGATCGTCGTGTTGTCGCGCAGTTCGGCGCGGCGATGGTCGTCCGGGTCGGCGTTGGCGAGCAGCGTTGCGATGGCGCCGCGGTTCGCGGCGTCCACCACGTCGTCCACCCCGTCGACCGCGCGACCGTGCGACTTCTCGAAGCGGAACTCCGTGAGGAGTCGCACCTTCCGCTCGGCCACGACGCTGGCGGTGTGACGAACGACAGCGTCGGCGAGTGCGTCGTCGCCGTCGTCGGCAACGCGTTCGACGTGACAGCTCGACGGGAGCCGCTGGGCCAGGATCAGATCGAGGAGTCGAGCGTGGATGCCGTCCAGCTCGGCCCCGGCCACGAACACAGCGTGGGGCTGATGGCGCACCAGGAGCTCCTCGACGTCCGACGAATTGTCGCCGCCGGACATGCCGGCCCGCGCCGACGTGGAGCCGTCCGCGCCGAAGATCACGACGTCGACGCGACCGCTCACGCCTTCGCGCACGATGGCGTGGGTGATCATCTGTTGGCTCCACTCGATGATCGGGCCCAGGCGGGGTACGGGTTCGTAGGTGCCGACATCGCGGCGCAACGGTTCGGGCGAGGTGGAGACGACGTACCGTCCGTCGTTCGACGCGACGATGCCCATGGCCGAACGGTTGGGGGGCGGTGCGAGGAACGGCGTGGTGGTTCGCTCCACGAGGGCGGGAGGGGCACCGAGCTCCCGCAGGCCGTCGGCGATCGCGGCGATGCGGGCGACGAGCGTGTCGCGGCGCGTCGGCGCCATGTCGATGTAGATGGAGACGAATGGTCCATCGCCGGCGGCGAGGACCTGGAGTTCGTCGAGTGTGACGGGTGGTGGGTGCTGCACGGCCGCCCCTTACCGGGCGGAGCGGACGACGAGAACAGGGCAGGACGCGTCACGGAGGACGCCGGCGCTGACGGACGGGTTCAACAGGCGTGAGAGCCAGGAGCGGTCACCGGTACCCACGACGATGAGGTCCGCCCCGATCTCCTCGGCCACCTCGACGATCGTGGTCGCCGGATCGCCGGTGGCGGTGCGA is a genomic window containing:
- a CDS encoding ATPase, T2SS/T4P/T4SS family: MAQLAVATRRRIGEILVELEIVTEAQISAALETQRSSGKRLGEVLLEEGLVRPGDLVRALAVQFDLEFVDLNDHPIDVELAQLIPQQMATRHRALPVWRADDQIVVAMANPVDVLALDDIHALVGRQVKPVMAEAAQILNAIERLGHSDSRVRETIQAAVGENRQYAEIADVSIASDNDSDAPIVQFIDLLLAKAVQENASDIHVEPSSDDLRIRFRVDGVLHEAMSPPSSLRAGIISRIKVMADIDIAERRVPQDGRLTARVNGEDFDVRVATIPTVHGEAAVLRILHSTARGGGIGTIGFLPDQLERFKEAYERPWGAILVTGPTGSGKSTTLYATIEELRDPTRNIITIEDPVEYRMDGIKQVQVNQKSGMTFARALRSFLRADPDIMLVGEIRDGETATIAIEASLTGHLVLSTLHTNSSAAAPMRLVEMGVEPFLVASSVSAVMAQRLARRLCEKCREPREVHLDQLGLDDNELSLLSPDLRAEQSFEGFRSVGCEACSDTGYRGRFAVHEVMPMSSEISDLVLAHARAEEVERVAVDHGMVTLRSDGLRKVKMGLTTVEELFRVIT
- the pilM gene encoding pilus assembly protein PilM, which codes for MAERVVGLALDDRVLRGVELRPASRLRRRGPEVVRAGELEMPVGVVDHGEILDVEAFSRHIKDLWKRAGFRSKQLAIGIDARSAVIRRATLPALAPTELRQAAAYEISDLLSYPLDDALVSFQEVGRTTGEDGESVHALTLAIRQQTLVDVHGAIRGAGLRVAHSQLTQSALVAAINEQGLCPDDTVGLIVDVSQDVTNVVLHDNDGLLLSRVVTAGVGTESSLSDQLQVELDILSGYGNSSGDPAATTAGSAGLTTLMQGIRRTVDYYRSEIDDRPIDRVVLCGEQSSAAGLAQGIAESFPEADVLRHERPSVGEEGSEYDDSYAVALAATGPAAKRRFDLVPTVHREQRATRARVAVGVVGALAIAPLLYADIEDRQGIADEQAQIALGVERRVDTLRLELEAFDDQLSVESLARRQTARVEDLLAAEYPVATALRQLAEAMPADTFLISARVQRAAPGETSTGYDGPAPLAMLTLTGVAPDIDGVGRWVEAAETVPLLDGIWLAQSAIGPFDATERVGAVFTVDAVLVAPTFPDDTEADG
- the pilO gene encoding type 4a pilus biogenesis protein PilO — translated: MTPRSIAQVLAPTAVAIAAWFAVGWLPSQSASAQDAEAEAQAEFALLAAELADARALGAELDALEADIEAAEKAVPAQREVGTFVRFAHSAATESGVVLDQIAPLAVSSDTDPDSEAPLPSGTSSILISIGATGSYLDLMSFIDALVAADRLVLVDGVEMRADESDSAIVILDVEVRIFTTESLVGVPDLGFDDEFLDDPVDDPVDEPIEGEA